CAAGGAGGCGTACATGATTCGCGAGCTGTTCGAGTCGTCGTTCCCCTCGGACGCGGCCGCTCGGACCGCCGTGCGGTGGGTGCCACGTGGTGATTGGGGCTGTGCCAGGTACGTATGTATGAGCGGATATCTAACACTACCACAGCGATCCATCCGGCCGCAGCGTGGCGATTCACGACGCCGCTTACGACGCCTGAGGCGGAGGGGCTTGGAGGGCCCATTcggcctcgatgcgctcgcgcgctcgcACAATCTTCGACTGAATATAGAACGACCCCTGGCCGCCGCCCTGCTTGCCCTTGGGCGCAGGCGGGGCATTGATCACAAACAGGCGTTCATAGCGCTCGACCAATTCGCGCTTGACCTCGTCAGGGATGCCTTGACCACGTGGCGGCAGCGTCACGTCGCCCTGCATATTCAGGATCATGCGTGCTTCGTCGAGCGCCATGCGATGCGTTACGGTCAGTGAGTTGGACGGTGCAGATGCACCGCcacgcgcgctcgccgccgctgcggcGCCCTCGACTTGTCCAGCACGAACGTCTGTCATGTCAGTCATGTATACGTACTGCGCACGGCCTGACGGCCAGCTTCCATGAATGCGCGCCCTAAAATGCGCGATCCCGTGAACGCAATCTGCGCGAGCAAACGCGGGAACGACTGTGCATGTCAGTCACGGCGCGCCACGTACCATGCCTCCGAGGGAGGAAAAGAGCGCGAGCGGTGGCGGAGCTCGCTAGGAACCAAATCACGTGATAAGAGAtggagcggcggcacgcgGCTGGCGAAGCTcgtcgccatgcacgaCTTTGACTCGGGGTCGGAGCTGAGCAGTCCCGGGGCATCGCCGAAAGGCGCTCCCGCTGAGCCAGCTGCGGATGCGCCACCAGTCGCGCCACAGGCACCTGCACCAGAGTCGGCACCCACCCAAGAGTCGGCGCCCCCACCGCCTCCCAAAaagccacgcacgcgaCCGCCGCCCGAGGCGCGGTTTGCGCATGACATGAGCGGATGGGACCAGCTGTTTGGGCCCATGACGCAgccgacgccgacgcggGCCAAGGATGCTACGCCagagcagcgcgccgctgccgtgGAAGCCGAGTccgcgcgcgtgcgcgagaGTCGCGCCCACGAGGCGGAGAAAGCGCGGGAGGAAAAGGCTCGTGAGGCGACGGAGCGGGCCAAGGAGCAGGagcggcacgtcgctgcgGCGATTCGAAAGCCGCGTGTCCGACCTGATGTGCCGCCTACGGAGCGACGCCCTCAGTCTGTGACGCTGGACGTGCTTGCCGAGAAGCGCCGGCAGCTGCGAGACGATATGCACGTCGCTACGTCGATGGATATGCTCTCCCACATTCGCTCGATGCATTCGTTTGAAGATGCCATGGCACAGGATCGCCGCGCTCTGCGTGCATCCAAGTTCGGTGCTGGACTGCAGCATCTACGTATGGGGTCGTAGCTGTGCGACGTGGTCTTGCGACGTGGGGTTGCGATCCAGTAAGTTTCGCAGCGCAAAAATGGCATGTTCGCGGATGTACGGATTCAGttcgtcgagctgcgtgagcgacaGGACCTCAATGAGGCCGCCAGCCTCGCGAACGCGGTCCTGGAATGCATGCACATCGTCCCACGACGTGCCCTTCGCATGAAATGCCAGCGTGCCCAGCACCTGCAGAGCAGTGCGCTTGAGGTACGGCAGACCCGGTCGGTCATCGTCTGGCTGCGGTGTATGGAGCTGAGAcggccgctcgtgcgcgtccGCCTGCACGGCGGGAGCTGCTGGCTGGAAAGGCGGGCGTGGCGGCACAAAGGCCCGTGCCTCGCGAAGGAGCTCAATGCAGGCGTGGATCATGTcggacgagcgcatgtcgGCGAGTATGCGTGTGGACTCGTTGGAGGGCGTCTCCTGTGCGTGCAACGCCATCACATGCACGGCCTCCAGCAACGCCAGGAGCCCCACATGCGCTCGCACGAGGCGTGGTACCTGCGCCGGATCCGCTTGGATCGTGGCGAGGCATTGTGTCGTAGCTCGTGAGAGATCCGTGACCATGCGCGCCAGCGGCTCCAGGCACGCGATCATACTCGCCAACACCCCCTCCTCGTTCATGTGCATGTTGTCGATGAGTGTACGCACCAGAGCCAGCTGACTCGCATTCATATCCTCTGTGGGCCCAAGCGCTTGGAGCAAAG
Above is a window of Malassezia restricta chromosome IX, complete sequence DNA encoding:
- a CDS encoding OmpA-like domain protein, producing the protein MHDFDSGSELSSPGASPKGAPAEPAADAPPVAPQAPAPESAPTQESAPPPPPKKPRTRPPPEARFAHDMSGWDQLFGPMTQPTPTRAKDATPEQRAAAVEAESARVRESRAHEAEKAREEKAREATERAKEQERHVAAAIRKPRVRPDVPPTERRPQSVTLDVLAEKRRQLRDDMHVATSMDMLSHIRSMHSFEDAMAQDRRALRASKFGAGLQHLRMGS
- a CDS encoding mitochondrial import inner membrane translocase subunit TIM16, which codes for MSFPRLLAQIAFTGSRILGRAFMEAGRQAVRNVRAGQVEGAAAAASARGGASAPSNSLTVTHRMALDEARMILNMQGDVTLPPRGQGIPDEVKRELVERYERLFVINAPPAPKGKQGGGQGSFYIQSKIVRARERIEAEWALQAPPPQAS